A genomic region of Eucalyptus grandis isolate ANBG69807.140 chromosome 5, ASM1654582v1, whole genome shotgun sequence contains the following coding sequences:
- the LOC120293333 gene encoding G-type lectin S-receptor-like serine/threonine-protein kinase SD2-5, with amino-acid sequence MVSLCTLPSFFLSFSFILLPPFSNFVDAQAPIIDNPTATLSTRWTNNATGAPFSQYGGGTVVQEILLQGGEDFSYACGFYCDGNCNSYLFAVFTIPDSPDRTSEYPPAGIPKVVWSANRNNPVKIHATLELTSEGDLVLKDADGTVAWSTNTSGKSVVGLRLTDLGNLLLFDKDNATVWQSFDHPTDSIVLGQKLRAGQRLMASVSETNWTVDGMITLSVNGNVLSAQVETNPPQIYFQRKAPNVGARIEFHMLSL; translated from the exons ATGGTTTCACTCTGCACtctcccttctttcttcctttccttttccttcattttgcTACCGCCATTCTCCAACTTTGTTGACGCTCAAGCTCCAATTATAGATAATCCAACCGCCACGCTTTCAACACGATGGACGAATAACGCAACAGGTGCTCCCTTCTCCCAATATGGAGGTGGAACGGTCGTGCAGGAAATTCTATTACAAGGCGGAGAAGATTTTAGCTACGCCTGCGGCTTCTACTGTGATGGTAACTGCAACTCTTACCTCTTTGCTGTTTTCACCATCCCAGATAGCCCAGATAGGACTAGTGAATATCCTCCTGCGGGTATTCCAAAAGTAGTGTGGTCTGCTAATCGAAACAATCCTGTAAAGATCCACGCGACGTTGGAGCTCACGTCTGAAGGCGATTTGGTGTTGAAAGATGCTGATGGTACGGTTGCTTGGTCCACAAACACTTCTGGAAAGTCAGTTGTAGGCTTGCGGTTGACAGATTTGGGGAACCTTTTGTTGTTTGATAAGGACAATGCGACCGTTTGGCAGTCCTTTGATCACCCAACCGACTCAATTGTCCTCGGACAAAAGTTGAGGGCAGGGCAAAGATTGATGGCCAGTGTTTCTGAGACAAATTGGACCGTTGATGGTATGATTACACTTTCCGTGAATGGCAATGTTTTATCTGCTCAAGTGGAGACTAATCCTCCTCAG ATCTATTTCCAACGTAAAGCTCCAAATGTGGGGGCAAGAATCGAGTTCCATATGTTGAGCTTGTAA
- the LOC108959419 gene encoding G-type lectin S-receptor-like serine/threonine-protein kinase SD2-5, whose amino-acid sequence MKLGSDGHLRVYALSHPEGWYEVADIFKGYVKDCAYPAVCGRYGICSDGQCSCPASNGGTSYFRPVDNRQANLGCFESVTLSCQTSQQSFLQLENVTYFSLTPNLGDINASSCKEAYAKNCSCKAAIFRYHSNRTYGNCYLPTQVFSLMKVDKKMFSYNSIAYLKVQNVANEAPYTRIDNRMSNRLPIILGSSLGALFAMLIFIIAIVLFVRKRAKEDYLDQVPGMPTRFTYNDLNIITNGFSKKLGEGGFGYVFEGTLSDSTKVAVKRLNGFGQVKKSFLAEIETIGCIHHVNLVRLVGFCTEKFHRLLIYQYMLNGSLDRWIFHKSNECVLRWQQRKKIILDIAKGLNYLHEDCRQKIFHLDIKSPNILLDGNFNAKVADFGLSKLIDKDQSHVVTTIRGTPGYLAPEWRGATITEKVYVYSFGVVILEIMCGRKILDRSQDEEDMYLLSCFKRKAEEERFLDIVDKSSDDMQLNGPQAVNMMRIAAWCLQGDYTKRPSMSMVIKVLEGIVEVPEDLDYNFSAQASTNGEARFRLMDVKFNDTTTLVPSVLSGPR is encoded by the coding sequence ATGAAGCTGGGTTCGGATGGGCATTTGAGAGTGTATGCGCTTAGCCACCCCGAGGGGTGGTATGAAGTGGCCGATATTTTCAAAGGGTATGTCAAGGATTGTGCCTATCCGGCAGTGTGCGGACGATATGGAATTTGCTCCGATGGGCAATGTAGCTGTCCGGCTTCGAATGGGGGGACGAGCTATTTCCGGCCAGTAGATAATAGGCAGGCTAATCTTGGGTGTTTCGAGAGTGTTACATTGTCTTGTCAGACTTCACAACAAAGTTTTCTACAGCTCGAAAATGTTACATATTTTAGTCTCACTCCAAATCTTGGGGACATAAATGCTTCGAGTTGTAAAGAGGCCTATGCAAAGAACTGTTCATGTAAAGCAGCTATATTCCGGTATCATTCTAATCGCACTTATGGCAATTGTTACTTACCAACTCAAGTGTTTTCACTTATGAAAGttgacaagaaaatgttttcctataATTCTATTGCTTACCTTAAAGTGCAAAATGTGGCAAATGAAGCTCCTTATACTCGAATTGACAATCGTATGAGCAACCGTCTTCCTATAATACTTGGGTCTAGCCTCGGAGCTCTCTTTGCCATGTTGATTTTCATCATAGCCATAGTTTTGTTTGTCCGAAAGAGAGCAAAGGAGGATTACCTTGATCAAGTACCTGGAATGCCCACTAGATTCACATACAATGATTTAAACATCATCACAAATGGATTCAGCAAAAAACTTGGCGAAGGAGGTTTTGGTTATGTTTTTGAAGGTACTTTAAGTGATAGCACAAAAGTTGCAGTAAAACGCCTTAATGGTTTTGGGCAGGTTAAGAAATCCTTTCTAGCCGAAATTGAGACTATTGGCTGTATACATCACGTGAACCTGGTAAGACTCGTGGGATTTTGCACTGAGAAATTCCACAGGCTTCTTATCTATCAGTACATGTTGAATGGGTCTCTAGATAGATGGATCTTTCACAAATCCAATGAGTGTGTTCTCCGCTggcaacaaaggaagaagatcaTTCTTGATATAGCAAAAGGGCTTaattatcttcatgaagattgCAGACAAAAGATATTTCACTTAGACATTAAATCCCCAAATATCCTCTTGGATGGCAATTTCAACGCTAAGGTTGCTGATTTTGGATTATCCAAGTTGATAGACAAGGACCAAAGCCATGTTGTCACAACCATAAGAGGAACTCCTGGTTATTTGGCCCCCGAGTGGCGAGGTGCAACAATTACTGAAAAGGTCTATGTGTACAGTTTTGGCGTGGTAATTTTGGAGATAATGTGTGGGAGAAAAATCTTGGATCGCTCTCAAGATGAAGAAGACATGTATTTACTGAGTTGTTTTAAGAGAAAGGCAGAAGAGGAACGATTTCTGGACATTGTCGACAAGTCTAGCGATGACATGCAACTAAATGGACCGCAGGCAGTGAATATGATGAGGATTGCCGCATGGTGCTTGCAAGGAGACTACACAAAAAGGCCTTCCATGTCTATGGTCATCAAGGTGTTAGAGGGCATTGTGGAAGTTCCGGAAGACTTGGATTACAACTTCTCTGCTCAGGCTTCCACCAATGGAGAAGCAAGATTCAGACTGATGGATGTCAAATTCAATGATACCACTACATTAGTACCCTCAGTCCTAAGTGGTCCACGATGA